In Chryseobacterium wanjuense, the genomic stretch TTTTTATCAATTCAAGATTCCAATGTGGCGGATGAATTTTATAAACATTAATTTCTTCTCTTGAAACGATTTCTCTAATCTCATATACAATCGCATTTTCATCAATTAAATTCCAAGTGTAAGATTTTAATCTGGCTTCAATCTGCTGATGAATATTTTTCGGTCCGCAAATCACAATTTTTTCTCCGCTTCCAATCTGATGTCTGAAAATTCCATCAAAATTTGAAAAATGATCAATGTGAGTATGACTGATGAACACCGCCGAAACGGATTGAACTTCTTTCACCGTCAATAAACTTGCTTCACCGCAATCACATAAATAATGCTTTGCTGAATTTGGGACTTTTATTAATATGCTTATGTCTTCTTTTAAAAGACTTTTTATTTCTGCTTGTAACATTTTTTTTAATTTTTTATGAACCACAAAATCATTTTCTCTGTTTGTATTCAGGAGAAATCTAAACCTCAATTTTTAAATTAATTTTTCCACAAATATTGCCTAGATTCCTACGGAATGACAAACTTAATCGAAAATTTTATGGTTTTATTTTACACATAAAAAAGTTTCGATAAAATAAATTACCGAAACTTAATCTCTATTTTAAACAATAAGTTCTTTTACCAGTTTTCTGCGCACACCAAAATCAGACTTTCTGATCTTACACATACGATTATCAGAGGTATGATGGAAAACAATACCTTCCATATTATTCTCAGGATTACTCAAAAAGTTTTTGATAAATTCAAAATCTAAACTTTCTAAACTAAGAATATTTTCTCCATGTTTTACCAATAAATGACCTTCTATATTTTCAGGATTTCCTTGTATTTTCTCACCAATAAGTTCATACGTTCCGTCTTCCACTTTGCCCAATTCAGCCAAAGCAGCGAAACCTTCCCAAAAATATTTATCTTCTTTTTTATCAATATCACAAGCTACCCAATGCGGATGATGACCGGTAATAAGATCAGCTTCCTGACACGGAATTGCACCATCTGGAGCTATTTTTCCCTTCTTGGCATCGTATCTTTTGTATAATTTCCCATTGATTACTGCACATGCAGAACCATCAAACTTTTGTGTAGCAACAGCTTCTCCACCAAAAACCCATTTATTTTCAGGATTAATTTCGTTAATAACTCTTCCTAAATTATTTATATCTTTTTTGAATAATGTACTTATCTTTTTCATTTTTTAATAGTTTTTAAAGTTTTTTAAAAGGCTTTCAATATTTTCCTTTCCAACAGGATTCATGGAGTGGCAATAGAATTTTGGCAAATTCAAATAGTTATCCATACAATATTCTATGAGCCATTTTGCGCAATCATAGCCTGTTTTTTCCACAAATTCCTGAGAATCCGGTTTTAAATAATGTTCATCCGCAAGGTCGTGGTCAAAAGAGATCATTTCCGGAAGTCCTTTTTCCAAAATCCTGTTGACAAACTGTTCGTAATTTCTAACGATATGCCAGTCTTTTCTGAGGAAAATATCCTGTTTGGTATAATGATATGCCTCAATCGGGTATCTTATATCATCCAGAAATAAGAATCTTTTTGTTATTTCCATTGCTTTATTTTTTTAATTGGAAAAGTAAATTTTCAATGCTTTGACAATGCTTTTCACGTTGGTGTTTGGATAAAACCCGGAGCTGTTGATGCAATTTATTTCAACAATTTTCCAACCTTCATCGGTTAAACAAATATCCATTACAAAGGCTTCTTCTAGGTTGAAAATCTGGATCATTTCATTAGCGAAATTCAATCCGTCTTCTGAAATTTTTTCTTCGAAAGGCGCATTATCATTAAATTTATAATATCCTGCATCAATAATCTGTCCACCAACAATCCAAAGTCTTGCTTCTTTAATCGTTCGTTTTGCTTCAGAAATTTGAATCAAAGAATCTTCTGTAATTCTGTTTAATTGATTTTTTAATGATTCAAAAACGAAATCTTTCCATTCTGCTTCTGTGAAAACTTTTCCTGTGAAAATTTTAGCTTCATTATAAGGTTTAATGAATTTAATTTCATCTTTTTTCCAAATCAATTCTTCTGAAATTTTATGTACGGAAACTTTATGATTGAGAAGATTTTCACCATAATATTTGGAATACACTTCATACAGGTGATTTCCTCCATAGAAAGAACCGGGAAACCAATCTGTATTTTGTTTTGCCAATCTTGCAATCGTCACCGAACCATATACAAAAACATCTTTTCTGTCTGTTTCGAAGTCTATTTTTTCTGCAGTTGGAGGAATATTAATTACATGGTAATCAATATTTAATTCTTCCAAAGCATCAAAAATTTTGTAGTGATCGGGATCTAAATATACATTAGCCTGAACTAAAAAATACATGGTTATTAGTTTTTAAGGTTTTATTTATTTTTTTAGTTGGAAGCTAGAAGCTGGATGCAGGAAGTTAAATTCATACAGTTAAAAAACTTACATCATCATACATCCCGCTTCCTACTTCCTCACACCATCATATCAGCACAATTGGAACTAGCGAATGCATAAGGTTTTGCTTTAAACACATATCCCATTCCCAGAATGTATCCCATTGCGTCTTTCAAAGCGATGTTGGATTTGAAATCCGGGTCGGTATTAATGTCTGCGTGCACCTCCATTTCCACACCATAAGCATCCAGAATAGAGCAGATCGTGTATGCAATTTCTACGGATTTGTTCACCTCGTTCAGCATTCGTTCTTTGATACTGATATTCTGTATTTCTCTTTCTTTTCTGATAAAGGTAAACGCTCCTTTTCCCTCACGAATAAAGACCACTGCCGTAGCATAATTGATGGCATCACCATACACATGGGAGTCTGAACCCACGCACACTTTCAGTCGGTGTCCATTGGCTTGTTCGCGGATGATGGCTTCTTCTACCAGCTGTGTGATAGAGTGTTGGAAAATTTTCCCAGTCATGTTTTGCCACATTTGTTGTTGCGTTTCCATTTTTTCTACATGTTTTGTTTTGTCTAAATTTTTATTAATTATTTGTTATGTTAATGATGAATTATCAATCGCTTTGCTTGTCAATTTTAAAATTCACTTGCAACGCAAAATTCACATTTGACCATTCACTTTTTTGTTGATTCATCAGGACTCGAACCTGAACAACAAGAGTCAAAGTCTTGTGTGCTGACCAATTACACTATGAATCAGTTTTAAGTTTTGAGTTATTACCCATTGTCCATTACTTATATTTAGGTCTGAGAAAAGCTTGTCTATATTTATAAACTATGCCTGTTATATTTGTAAAGATCTTCTGCGCTCAACAAACTTTTCTCTTTCCATTTAAACCTATTTTTTTGTGAATTGTGAATTACTTTGTAGTCAATTTTTTAAAATTCACTGGCGTAGCAAAATTCGCTACCCACTTATTCACTTTTTTGTATTCTATAAGGGAATCGAACCCTTGTTTTCTGCTCGAAAGGCAGGCGTCCTGAACCGTTAGACGAATAGAGCGTTTTTTGAATTGTAAATCGTCAATTTGCTTTGCAGTCAAATTTTTAAAAATTGACTACAAAGTAATTCACCATTCACTTTTTTTGACCACTGATCAGGAATCGAACCTGAACAACAAGAGTACATTTCCTGCATGCTGCCATTACATTATCAGCGGTTTTGTGGAAGTAGTAGGATTCGAACCTACTCAGCAATGAAGCAACAGATTTACAGTCTGCCCCGACTCTCCAACTTCGGCGTACTTCCGGATTTGGTGCTAGTTGATTGTTGTTGGTTGATAGTTTTTAGATCATGCAATATCTCTAACTTCTAATCTCCAGCATCTAATTTCTTTTTTGTGAAGAAAAATAAAGCTTGTCATTATTTTTTTAGTTTGATATATGAACTTCTTCGCTCGACAAACTCTTTTTTTCTTCGGAACTAATCTCATTTTAGTTATTTGAGATGGTTATGGGATTCAAACCCACTCAGCTCACGCAACGGTTTTGCAGACCGCCCCGACTCTTCCACTTCGGCGAACCATCGTTTTTTAACAAGTTGTTAGTTGGTTGCTAGTTGATTGTTTTTAGATAATATTACATCTCTAAATTCTCATTTCTAGCTTCTAACTTCTACTAAAAAAATAAAGTTTGTCTCAATTTTTTGTTTGATATAAGAACTTCTGCGCTTTGACAAACTTTATTTTACCTAAAATTTATATCATGTTTACAACTTCCCTCATCCATCTTCAATTTTCCAGCCTCAGGTGAGTTAAGAAAAAGCTTGTCTATATTATATCGTGTTTTTGGCGTAAAGATCTTCTGCTCTCGACAAACTTTTTCTTTTTCTCTTTGAAACAATTAACTTAGTCTGAATTGTGAATTGTCAATCTACTTTGATCGTTAAGTTTAAAATTCACTTGTGAAACAAAATTCACTATTGACCATTCATTTTTTTTCGTCTGGAAAGCAAGATTCGAACTTGCGACCTCCCGCGTCCAAGGCGGGTAAACAACCACCGTTATCTTTCCAGTTTTGCAGATTCACTTCAAAATTCTTCTCCGAGAGACAGTCGGATCCGAAGTTTTCCGTGAATCTTTGCGGTCTATGCGAGAATCGAACTCGCAGTGCCTGAGCGACAGTCAGGCAGGTTAGCCATTACCTCAATAGACCATTTTTTTGTGATTCCGACAGGACTCGAACCTGTAACCCTGGGTTTAGAAAACCCATACTCTATCCAGTTGAGCTACGGAACCTTGAAAATGTGAATGGTGAATTCTCAATCCGTTTTGCTTGTCAATTTTTTAAAATTCACTATTGACCATTCACATTTTTTTGTAATCGCAGAAGGACTCGAACCTTCAACCTTCGGCGTATCAGACCGATGCTCCAACCAATTGAGCTATGCGATTATTGTAATTTGTGAATCGTCAATCCGTTTTGCTTGTCAATTTTAAAATTCACTTGTGAAACAAAATTCATCATTGACCATTCACATTTTTGGGTATCTCCGGGGATCGAACCCTGTTCTCCGGTGCCACAAACCGACGCTTTACCAAATAAGCTAGAGAAACCATAAAAAAAGCGCCTCTTTTTGAGAGGCGCTTTATATTTTTTTGACGTGTCAGTTCATTAGCTGACCCCAATATATAAGCACCTTTTATCCACAAATTCACTATCAAGAATACATGCATACCCCAGTCCCATCGGCTCCTGTCCGTGTTGTCTTGAATACTGATTAGATATTTTATGTAACTGTTTCATTTTATTCTTGTTGTTTAAAAATGTTTCTGTTAAAGCTTGAAAACTTGTTGCTTTCAATTTTCGGTTGCAAAGTAAATATGATTTTTTTTAACTCGCAAATTTATTTTTCATTTAACTTATTGAAAATCAATTAATTAATTCCATATTTTAGAATAAAGAATTTCCGTCCGCAATATTTTGCAGATGTCTTAAATACCTAAATGACTGTCTCTCATCGGGTTACTTATCACGCTTTATTTTCTTATTAATTGTTCATTGTTGATTAAATAATTTTCACTTTTATGGTTATTTTTTTTCATTCTAAATAATTTCTGTCCTAAAAACACAAAAAACGCCCCGATCATCGAGGCGTTTCTGCAGTATTTTGATTAAATTTTTACGAGTTTACGGTAAATAATTTTCAAAGCAAGCACATTTCGCCTCATTCAATATCATCCATTCATAT encodes the following:
- a CDS encoding cyclic-phosphate processing receiver domain-containing protein; translation: MEITKRFLFLDDIRYPIEAYHYTKQDIFLRKDWHIVRNYEQFVNRILEKGLPEMISFDHDLADEHYLKPDSQEFVEKTGYDCAKWLIEYCMDNYLNLPKFYCHSMNPVGKENIESLLKNFKNY
- a CDS encoding RNA ligase 1 family protein; the encoded protein is MKKISTLFKKDINNLGRVINEINPENKWVFGGEAVATQKFDGSACAVINGKLYKRYDAKKGKIAPDGAIPCQEADLITGHHPHWVACDIDKKEDKYFWEGFAALAELGKVEDGTYELIGEKIQGNPENIEGHLLVKHGENILSLESLDFEFIKNFLSNPENNMEGIVFHHTSDNRMCKIRKSDFGVRRKLVKELIV
- a CDS encoding ribonuclease H-like YkuK family protein encodes the protein METQQQMWQNMTGKIFQHSITQLVEEAIIREQANGHRLKVCVGSDSHVYGDAINYATAVVFIREGKGAFTFIRKEREIQNISIKERMLNEVNKSVEIAYTICSILDAYGVEMEVHADINTDPDFKSNIALKDAMGYILGMGYVFKAKPYAFASSNCADMMV
- a CDS encoding ATP-grasp domain-containing protein produces the protein MYFLVQANVYLDPDHYKIFDALEELNIDYHVINIPPTAEKIDFETDRKDVFVYGSVTIARLAKQNTDWFPGSFYGGNHLYEVYSKYYGENLLNHKVSVHKISEELIWKKDEIKFIKPYNEAKIFTGKVFTEAEWKDFVFESLKNQLNRITEDSLIQISEAKRTIKEARLWIVGGQIIDAGYYKFNDNAPFEEKISEDGLNFANEMIQIFNLEEAFVMDICLTDEGWKIVEINCINSSGFYPNTNVKSIVKALKIYFSN